DNA from Dietzia lutea:
TGTTCGTCGGCGAACGGTTCTTCTCCCGCACCGAGCGGGGTCTGGCGCCCCGGACCCGGCGGGAGACCCGGCTGGTGGTCTCGGCGGGCATGTGGTTCATCGCGGCGGTCCACGTGGTGGTGTATTTCCTGCCGTCCGATGGCCCCCTCGGACCGACGGAAGCCGACGACGTGAGCCTGGCCGGCATGCTCCTGTCCGTCCTCATCGCCGCGGCGACCGCCGAGCTGCTCCGCCGCGGGTACCGGCTCGCGTGGGGCGTGGCCCTGGCGTACGCCGTGGTCACCGCGATCGCCACGCTCGTCGTCACCGCCCTGGTCGTCGCCGCCGACTTCGAGTCGCTCGGCGCGGTCACCCTCGGCACCGGCCTGCTGTGGATCGGCGAGGCCGTCCTGCTGGTGGTGGGTCGCGGCGCGTTCGGCGTGCGGATCCGGCAGCGCGTCACCGGCTCCGGCGTGCACTCGGACGAGGTGGTGGAGCGCGTCCGCGAGCTCATCCGACGCCACGGCGGCAGCACCATGTCGTGGATGATCACGTGGCAGCCGATGAACTACTTCTTCGGCGGCGGCCGGGAGGACGCCACCGGCGCTCCCGACGGCGTCGTGGGCTACCGCATGCACGTCGGCACGATCATCGCCCTCGCCGATCCCGTGGCGGACCCCGCCGACCGCGACACGCTCCTCACCTCGTTCGTCGACTTCGCCGAGGCCCAGGCCGCGGTACCGTGCCTGTTCTCGGTGTCGGGTGAGACGGCCGACCGGATGCGCGCGCACGGCTGGCGGGCGCTGCAGATCGCCGAGGACACCATCATGGATCTGCCCGACCTGGAGTTCAGCGGAAAGAAGTGGCAGAAGATCCGCACCGCCATGAACAAGGCCACCAAGAGCGGCACGACGTTCGTCTCGGGACTGCTGCGCGAGCAGCCGGCGTCCGTGTTGGCGCAGGTCCGGGAGATCTCCGAGCAGTGGGTCGGGGACAAGGAGCTGCCAGAGATGGGCTTCACCCTGGGGACGGTGGAGGAGGCGCTCGACGACGACGTGCGCATCGCCCTGGCCGTCGACTCGGGCGGGGTCGTCCAGGCGGCCCTGTCGTGGCTGCCGGTCTACCGCGGCGGCCCGGACGGCGGCGTGCGCGGCTGGACGCTGGACCTCATGCGCAAGCGGAACGGCCCCGGCGCGAACAACATGGTCGAGTTCCTCATCGCCCGTTCGGCCCTGCAGTTCAGGGAGGAGGGCGCCGATTATGTCTCGTTGTCCGGTGCCCCGTTGGCTCGCAGTGGGGACGACGACGAAGTGGCCGTCCTCGACCGCGGACTCGATCTGCTGGGTCAGGCGCTGGAGCCCTACTACGGGTTCCGGTCGCTGCACCATTTCAAGAGCAAGTTCAATCCGAGGATCGAGCCCGTGTATCTCTGCTTCCGGGACGAGGCGGATCTGCCTCGGATCGGTGTGGCGATCGGTCGGGCGTACCTGCCGGGCGCGACGACCCGACAGCTCGCGGCCCTGGCCCGGTCGGGCACCTCGGAGACGGTGGACGTCTGAGCGCCACCCCCTTCGTCCCGCCGAGAAGAGGAATTCGCGCATCGCTTCTCGGGCGATACAGGCGACTTCCTCTGCTCGGCGGGGCTGGCGAGACCGTCAGTCGGCGTCGAGGTCCTGCTCGATGAGGGCGGCGATCTCGGCCACGGCGTCGGCGTCGTCGCCGCTCACCGTGACCTCGGCGCCCTTCTCCGCGCCGAGCGCCATGATGAGCATCGCGGAGGCGGCGTCGGCCTCCTCGCCGTCGAAGGTGATCTCGATGTCCGTGTCGTACTTCTCGGCGGCCTCGGCGATGATGCCGGCCGGTCGGGCGTGCAGGCCCTCGGCCGATCCGACGATGACAGTGGTGCTGGCCATGGTGACTCTCCTCCTGTGTGCGAGGTGCGTGTGCGGTGGGTGGGGTGGGTGGCGGTGGCGCGGGGGTCGGGCCTTGCCGCCATCGTGCAGGGCGGTCGGTCAGGCCGCGACCGGCTCAGCCGCGGCGGCCGATCAGGCCGCGACCGGCTCGGCCGCGGCGGCCGGCGCCACGGCCGGGGTCCGGCGCGCGGACTTGGCGGTGACCACGGCCGCGCAGGCGACGAGCGTGCCGGCGAGGATTGCCACCAGGTAGCCCCACACCGGGCTGATGGCGAACACCACGAACAGCCCGCCGTGCGGCGCGTACGACTCCACCGAGAACGCCATGATGAGCGCTCCGGTGACGGCGCCGCCGGCCATCATGGACGGGATCACGCGCAGCGGGTCGGCGGCCGCGAACGGGATCGCGCCCTCGGTGATGAAGCTGGCGCCCAGCAGGAACGCGGCGCGGCCGTTCTCCTGCTCGGCCGGGCTGAACAGGCGCTTGCGGATCACGGTGGCCAGGCCCATCGCCAGCGGCGGCACCATGCCGGCGGCCATCACGGCGGCCATGATCCGCAGGGTGGCCGGGTTGTCGGCGACGAGGCCGGCGGTGGCGAACGTGTACGCGGCCTTGTTGACGGGCCCGCCGAGGTCGAAGCACATCATGAGGCCCAGGATCACGCCGAGCAGGATCACAGACGAGCCGGTCATGCCGCCGAGCCACGACTCCATGGCCGAGGTCAGCGAGGCGAGCGGGCGCCCGAGCAGCAGGAACATGAGCAGGCCGATGGCCAGCGAGCCGATGAGCGGGATGAGCACGACGGGCATGAGCCCGGAGAGCCAGCGCGGGGTCTTCCACGTGGTCATCCACCGCACGAGGTAGCCGGCGAGGATGCCGGTGACCAGCGCGCCGATGAAGCCGGCGCCGAGGGTCGCGGACAGGGCGCCGCCGACGAAGCCGGGCGCGATGCCCGGGCGGTCGGCGAGGCCGTAGGCGATGTAGCCGGACAGCACGGCGATCATGAAGCCCATCGCGGCCTGCCCGATCGCGAACAGCACCGCACCGATGTAGAGGCGCAGCCCCGTGTGCGTGAGGACCTCGGCTCCGGCGGTGCCGGCGGAGACGACCTCGCCGTCGAGGTACCAGACCTCGCCGGGCAGGTCGGTGAGGGTGAACGAGGTGGACAGCTCCTGCCACACGAACGCGACGTCGTAGCCGGCGAAGAGGAAGCCCAGCGCGAGGAGCAGGCCGCCGGCGGCGACGAACGGGATCATGTAGGACACGCCGGTCATCACCGCGCGCTGGAGCCCGCGGGCCCAGTGCTCGTCGGCGCCGGCCGAGCCCGAGGCGGCGGTCGCCGTGCCGTCGCCGGAGTCGGCCGACACGCGTCGGGCGCGGGGATCGCGCGCGGCGGCGAGCGCGTCGTCGAGGACCCGGTCGGGGGCGTCGATGGCCTTCTTGACGCCGTACTCGACGACGGGCTTGCCGGCGAAGCGGCCGCGGTCGCGCACGCCGACGTCGGTGGCGAACACGACCGCGTCGGCCGCCTCGATGACGCCCGGGTCGAGGGCGGTGGCGCCGGCCGAGCCCTGGGTCTCGACCTGCAGGTCGACGCCGCGGGCCTGCGCCGCCTGGGCGAGGGAGTCGGCGGCCATGTAGGTGTGGGCGATGCCGGTGGGGCACGCGGTCACCGCGACCAGGCGCAGCGGCGCGTCGCCGTCACCGCTGGTGGGCGTCGCCGCACCGCCGCCGTCGGGGGTGGTCGCCGCACCGGCGCCGGGCGCCGAGGGGGCGGGCGACGACGAGGACGACGACGAGACCTTCTGCTCCTGCGCGGCGAGCACCTTCTCGATGGCCGCGACCGCGTCCTCGGCCGTGGCGGCGGCCCGGAGGGAGTCCACGAACTCGGCCCGCACGAGGTTCCGCGCAAGCGTGGCGAGCAGCTTGAGGTGCTCCTTGCCGCCGCCGGCGGGGGCTCCGATCATCAGCACGAGGTCGGCGGGCCCGTCCTTGGCGCCGAAGTCGACGGGCGGGTCGAGTCGCGCGAACGCCAGGCTCGGCGAGGTCACGGCCTCGGACTTGCAGTGCGGGATCGCGATCCCGCCCTTCATGCCGGTGGCCGCCTTGTCCTCGCGGTCGAGCAGGTCGCGCACGAGCGCGTCGTGGTCATCGGCGCGCCCGGCGTCGACGAGGGTCGAGGCGAGCGCCTGGATCACCTCCTGCTTGGTGCCGCCGAGGTCGGCGTCGAGCCGCACGGCGGCGGTCTCGATGATGGGCTGGTTCATGGCCGTGCTCCGTGTCGTCGTGAGAAGGGCTGTCGTGGTGAGAAGGGGTGGGGCGGGGGTCGGGGGACCTCAGTCGAGGCGCCTGAGCGTGGCGCGGAAGGTCGCGGGGTCGAGGCCCAGGGGCAGGCCGGTGCCGGGCAGGGAGGCGGCCACGCTGCCGTGACCGACCGCCCACGCGAGGCGGTCCCGCGGCGGGAGTCCGCGTGCCCCGGCGAGCAGATATCCCGCGAGCGCGGAGTCGCCGGCCCCGACCGTGGACCTGACCTGCACGGCGGGGGCGTTCGCGAACCACGTCTCGTCGTCGTCGACCAGGACCGCTCCGGCACCGCCCAGGGTGACCAGGACCGCGCCGACGCCCCGGTCGCGTAGGGCGCGCGCGGCGGCGACCACGGGTCCGGTGTCGCCGTCGGCGGCGCGTCGTTCCAGCTCCGCGCCGTCGACGCCGGCGAGCTGGCCGAGCTCCTCACCGTTGGGTTTGACCAGGTCCGGCGCGGCGGCCGGGAGGCGCGCGGCGAGGGCGGCCAGGGGCGCGTCGGAGGTGTCGACGGCGAGGCGCGCTCCCGCCGGGCGCAGGGCGGTGACCAGGTCGGCGTAGAAGTCGTCCCCCACGCCGCGCGGCAGGGAACCGCACAGCACCACCCACTGCGCGTCGCGGGCGAGGTCGGCGATCGTGGACCGGGCCCGATCCAGGGTGGCGGCGTCGAGTTCGGGGCCCGGGGCGTTGATCTTGGTGGTGGTCCCGTCGGGGTCGGCGAGCGTGAGGTTGACCCGCACGGCCCCGGTCGCCGGCACCACGGACGTCACGACGCCGGTCCCGGCGCACATCGTCACGAACGGGTCCTCGGGCGGCGCGGGGAACACCGCGCGCGCCTCCACCCCGCCGGCCGCCAGCACGCGCGCGACGTTGACGCCCTTGCCGCCGGGCGAGTCGTCGACGGTCGCGATGCGGTTGACCCCGCCCACGGCGAGCGGCGCGGGCAGCTGCGCGGTGCGGTCCACCGACGGGTTCATGGTGAGCGTGACGATCATGGCAGCACGACCTCGATTCCGTGGGTGTCCAGAGCGGCGGCGAGCGGGCCGGGCGGGGGCGAGTCGGTGACCAGCACGTCGATCTGGTCGAGGCAGGCGAACGAGACGAGGAACTCGTGGCCGAACTTGCTCGAGTCGGCGAGCACCGCCACCCGCCGCGCGGCGCAGCACATAGCGTGCTTCACTGCCGCCTCGTCCGGGTCCTGGGTGGTGAGGCCACGATCGGGGTGGAGGCCGTTGGCGCCGACGAACGCCACGTCCACCCGGATCGCCTCCAGGGCCCGCAGCACCGACGCGCCCACGCACGCGCCGGTGAGTCCGCGGACGGTCCCGCCGAGCACGTGCAGGTCGTCGGTCGCCGCGCGGTGCAGGCCGTCGGCGACGGGCACCGAGTTGGTGATGACCGTCAGCCCGTGGTCGGCGGGCAGCGCCTCGGCGAGGGCCGCGGTCGTGGAGCCCGCGTCGACCAGCACCGTCCCGCCGGCGGCGGGCAACAGGCGCAGCGCGGCCCGGCCGATCGCGCTCTTGGCCTCGACGTTCTCCGACCGGCGCGCGGCGAGGGTCCGCTCCACCCGCCCGCCCGGGACCGCGGGCACCGCGCCGCCGTGCGTGCGCTCGAGGTGGCCCTCCGACTCCAGGACCGACAGGTCGCGGCGGATGGTCTCCGCGCTCACGTCGAGGTCGGCGGCGAGTTCGGCCACGGTGACCCGCCCGGACGCGGCGAGGGTCTCCGTGATGCGCCGTCGTCGCTCGCTGCCGTACATGATGGGCCTTTCGCCTGTGACCGAGTGTGTTGGATTCTGCCCGAAACGGTTGGAAAGTCAAGCGGTCTTAGTTAGTCTCATCACAGAACCACTCGATCGGCCGGGCGCGGGCGCCCGGTCCGCTAGGAGCTCCCAATGACGCAGCAGTCGAAGGCCGGGGCGGTCATCCGCGGCACCGGCGTGGTCGCCGGACTCGCCCACGGGCCCGCCCGGTGGGTGGTGCGGCCCGAGGCGCTCGATCCCGCGGCGGGGTCGGCGGGCGGGGCGTCGGCGGGCGCGGGGACGGCCGAGGGCGGCTCGTCGGATGCGGGGTCGGCGGCCGAGGCCGGCGGCTCGGCGGGCGCGCCGGCGCCTGATGAGCGCGAGGTCGAGCGCGGCCGAGAGCGCTTCGCGGCCGCGGCGGCCACCGTCGCCCGCCGCCTCGACCAACGGGCCGCCCTTGCGACCGGCGTCAGCGCCGAGGTGCTCACCGCCAACGCCGTCCTCGCCCGCGACCGCGGCTGGGCGAAGGAGGTCACCAAGGAGCTGAAGAAGGGGGCGGCGGTCGAGGCCGCGGCGGTCGCCGCCACCGAGAGCTTCGCCGCGAAGTTCGCCAAGATCGGTGGCCGGCAGGCCGAGCGCATCACCGACCTGCGCGACCTCTGCGCCCGGGTGGTCGCCGAATTGCGAGGCCTGCCCGAGCCCGGGATCCCCGCCTTCGACGAGCCCGGCATCCTCCTGGCCGACGACCTCGCCCCCGCCGACACCGCCGGCCTCGACCCGGCCCTCGTGCTGGCGATCGTGTGCGAGCACGGTGGTCCCACCTCGCACACCGCGATCATCGCCCGCCAGTTGGGCATTCCCTGCATGGTCGCCGCGGACGGCCTGTCCGCCGTCGCCGACGGCACCCGCGTGCTCGTCGACGCCGCCGCGGGCACCGTCACCGTCGAGCCCGAGGAGGGCCCGGCCGCGGCGGCGGCCGAGGCCGACCGGCGGCACCGCGCCGCGGCCGCGACCTGGACCGGGCCCGCCGCCCTCGCCGACGGTCACGCGGTCTCCCTGCTCGCCAACGTCCAGGACGGCGACGGCGCGGAGGCGGCCGGCGCCGGCCCGGCCGCGGGCATCGGCCTGTTCCGTACCGAGCTGGCGTTCCTCGACCGGGCCGACGAGCCGACCCACGCCGAGCAGGTCGCGCTCTACGCCCGCGTACTCGGCGCCTTCCCCGACTCGC
Protein-coding regions in this window:
- a CDS encoding bifunctional lysylphosphatidylglycerol flippase/synthetase MprF — encoded protein: MSTQQITETTDEPAARSPLTTAGHAVATAARRLPVTAAIVAALLVTGLVFETLWRSARNASWFPDVAYGVPALEGGRWWTLVTGPWFGLTPLQHVSLLVLVAAGIGAGEWRLGPARTAVVAAVGQLIGVLGAAAVIVPGDAVGWEWATELSVLLDVGCSTAVIAVLAAATATLVSPWRLRARAVLYGYVIVSFLFVGSLADLTHLIAFVVFLFVGERFFSRTERGLAPRTRRETRLVVSAGMWFIAAVHVVVYFLPSDGPLGPTEADDVSLAGMLLSVLIAAATAELLRRGYRLAWGVALAYAVVTAIATLVVTALVVAADFESLGAVTLGTGLLWIGEAVLLVVGRGAFGVRIRQRVTGSGVHSDEVVERVRELIRRHGGSTMSWMITWQPMNYFFGGGREDATGAPDGVVGYRMHVGTIIALADPVADPADRDTLLTSFVDFAEAQAAVPCLFSVSGETADRMRAHGWRALQIAEDTIMDLPDLEFSGKKWQKIRTAMNKATKSGTTFVSGLLREQPASVLAQVREISEQWVGDKELPEMGFTLGTVEEALDDDVRIALAVDSGGVVQAALSWLPVYRGGPDGGVRGWTLDLMRKRNGPGANNMVEFLIARSALQFREEGADYVSLSGAPLARSGDDDEVAVLDRGLDLLGQALEPYYGFRSLHHFKSKFNPRIEPVYLCFRDEADLPRIGVAIGRAYLPGATTRQLAALARSGTSETVDV
- a CDS encoding HPr family phosphocarrier protein, which produces MASTTVIVGSAEGLHARPAGIIAEAAEKYDTDIEITFDGEEADAASAMLIMALGAEKGAEVTVSGDDADAVAEIAALIEQDLDAD
- a CDS encoding PTS fructose transporter subunit IIABC; protein product: MNQPIIETAAVRLDADLGGTKQEVIQALASTLVDAGRADDHDALVRDLLDREDKAATGMKGGIAIPHCKSEAVTSPSLAFARLDPPVDFGAKDGPADLVLMIGAPAGGGKEHLKLLATLARNLVRAEFVDSLRAAATAEDAVAAIEKVLAAQEQKVSSSSSSSPAPSAPGAGAATTPDGGGAATPTSGDGDAPLRLVAVTACPTGIAHTYMAADSLAQAAQARGVDLQVETQGSAGATALDPGVIEAADAVVFATDVGVRDRGRFAGKPVVEYGVKKAIDAPDRVLDDALAAARDPRARRVSADSGDGTATAASGSAGADEHWARGLQRAVMTGVSYMIPFVAAGGLLLALGFLFAGYDVAFVWQELSTSFTLTDLPGEVWYLDGEVVSAGTAGAEVLTHTGLRLYIGAVLFAIGQAAMGFMIAVLSGYIAYGLADRPGIAPGFVGGALSATLGAGFIGALVTGILAGYLVRWMTTWKTPRWLSGLMPVVLIPLIGSLAIGLLMFLLLGRPLASLTSAMESWLGGMTGSSVILLGVILGLMMCFDLGGPVNKAAYTFATAGLVADNPATLRIMAAVMAAGMVPPLAMGLATVIRKRLFSPAEQENGRAAFLLGASFITEGAIPFAAADPLRVIPSMMAGGAVTGALIMAFSVESYAPHGGLFVVFAISPVWGYLVAILAGTLVACAAVVTAKSARRTPAVAPAAAAEPVAA
- a CDS encoding 1-phosphofructokinase family hexose kinase, whose translation is MIVTLTMNPSVDRTAQLPAPLAVGGVNRIATVDDSPGGKGVNVARVLAAGGVEARAVFPAPPEDPFVTMCAGTGVVTSVVPATGAVRVNLTLADPDGTTTKINAPGPELDAATLDRARSTIADLARDAQWVVLCGSLPRGVGDDFYADLVTALRPAGARLAVDTSDAPLAALAARLPAAAPDLVKPNGEELGQLAGVDGAELERRAADGDTGPVVAAARALRDRGVGAVLVTLGGAGAVLVDDDETWFANAPAVQVRSTVGAGDSALAGYLLAGARGLPPRDRLAWAVGHGSVAASLPGTGLPLGLDPATFRATLRRLD
- a CDS encoding DeoR/GlpR family DNA-binding transcription regulator, coding for MYGSERRRRITETLAASGRVTVAELAADLDVSAETIRRDLSVLESEGHLERTHGGAVPAVPGGRVERTLAARRSENVEAKSAIGRAALRLLPAAGGTVLVDAGSTTAALAEALPADHGLTVITNSVPVADGLHRAATDDLHVLGGTVRGLTGACVGASVLRALEAIRVDVAFVGANGLHPDRGLTTQDPDEAAVKHAMCCAARRVAVLADSSKFGHEFLVSFACLDQIDVLVTDSPPPGPLAAALDTHGIEVVLP
- a CDS encoding putative PEP-binding protein; this translates as MTQQSKAGAVIRGTGVVAGLAHGPARWVVRPEALDPAAGSAGGASAGAGTAEGGSSDAGSAAEAGGSAGAPAPDEREVERGRERFAAAAATVARRLDQRAALATGVSAEVLTANAVLARDRGWAKEVTKELKKGAAVEAAAVAATESFAAKFAKIGGRQAERITDLRDLCARVVAELRGLPEPGIPAFDEPGILLADDLAPADTAGLDPALVLAIVCEHGGPTSHTAIIARQLGIPCMVAADGLSAVADGTRVLVDAAAGTVTVEPEEGPAAAAAEADRRHRAAAATWTGPAALADGHAVSLLANVQDGDGAEAAGAGPAAGIGLFRTELAFLDRADEPTHAEQVALYARVLGAFPDSRVVTRTLDAGSDKPLAFAGMTEEDNPALGVRGIRVDLLDRGLLDRQLDALAAAGRQVGGAQSSPWVMAPMVATVDEARDFADRCRSRGLTPGIMVEVPSVAVAVDRFLPHVDFLSVGTNDLTQYVMAADRMSPDLAALTDPWQPAVLRLIRTVADAARRAPDGRSIPAGVCGEAAADPDLACVLLGLGVTSLSVATAALPHVGAALAGVTLEQCREFARIALDSDTARDARDAVRAARG